A stretch of the Streptosporangium sp. NBC_01755 genome encodes the following:
- a CDS encoding ABC transporter substrate-binding protein yields the protein MKPKILVTAVVTASALLLSSCGGDAESGSSDSADSTFKVLVVASQTGPLAALGKPFLIGLQVAADELNKAGGILGQQVELKVLDSQSDPTKAVSLLQQELASGDQPDLVWDGTISAETLALLPVLSQRKILSIGATGNEAINDPEKYPYTFHSSAHQATDGMPANVAAMQELGCKSVGLLAPNDASGEPVRDNYPAGFESAGLPLTVEEYATGDIDMTAPLARLESAGVDCVVAFAAGPAAPYVIKSRAKSGWDAPLMLNEAITTDVYNLVSPEELEGVSIHTYAINAYREPAARTPAYTSLQAGLKAKGNMEAVLLNYAWPHDLLQLVAMGVRQAGSTDPDQVKQALENLEQPAEQDRPYVAYTTMAWSATDHFIDAGENDYAVVKSVTPLEDGTWK from the coding sequence ATGAAGCCCAAGATCCTGGTAACGGCTGTGGTCACCGCGTCCGCCCTCCTTCTGTCCAGCTGTGGGGGGGACGCCGAGAGCGGTTCCAGCGACTCGGCAGACTCGACGTTCAAGGTCCTGGTCGTGGCCTCACAGACCGGGCCACTGGCCGCTCTCGGAAAGCCGTTCCTTATTGGGCTGCAGGTCGCAGCCGACGAGCTTAACAAGGCGGGTGGCATCCTCGGGCAGCAGGTGGAGCTGAAGGTCCTGGACTCCCAGAGCGACCCGACAAAGGCCGTCAGCCTGCTTCAGCAGGAGCTCGCCAGCGGTGACCAGCCCGACCTCGTGTGGGACGGCACGATCAGCGCGGAGACTCTCGCCCTGCTCCCGGTGCTGAGCCAGCGCAAGATCCTCTCGATCGGCGCTACCGGCAACGAGGCGATCAACGACCCCGAGAAGTATCCCTACACCTTCCACTCGTCCGCACACCAGGCGACCGACGGAATGCCGGCGAACGTCGCGGCCATGCAGGAACTCGGCTGCAAGTCCGTCGGCCTGCTGGCACCCAACGACGCGAGTGGTGAGCCGGTACGCGACAACTATCCCGCGGGATTCGAGAGCGCGGGGTTGCCGTTGACCGTCGAGGAGTACGCGACCGGGGACATCGACATGACGGCTCCGCTGGCCCGGTTGGAGTCCGCCGGCGTGGACTGCGTCGTCGCGTTCGCGGCGGGCCCGGCGGCGCCGTACGTGATCAAGAGCCGCGCCAAGTCCGGCTGGGACGCCCCGCTGATGTTGAACGAGGCGATTACCACCGACGTGTACAACCTCGTCAGCCCGGAGGAGCTCGAAGGCGTCTCCATTCACACCTACGCCATCAACGCCTACCGTGAGCCGGCCGCCCGGACCCCCGCCTATACCTCGCTTCAGGCCGGGCTCAAGGCCAAGGGGAATATGGAGGCCGTCCTGCTCAACTACGCGTGGCCGCACGACCTGCTCCAACTGGTGGCCATGGGCGTCAGGCAGGCAGGCTCCACCGACCCGGACCAGGTCAAGCAGGCGCTGGAGAATCTCGAGCAGCCGGCGGAGCAGGACCGTCCCTACGTCGCTTACACGACGATGGCATGGAGCGCCACCGACCACTTCATCGACGCGGGCGAGAACGACTACGCCGTCGTCAAGTCGGTCACGCCCCTCGAGGACGGGACCTGGAAGTAG
- a CDS encoding alcohol dehydrogenase catalytic domain-containing protein, with protein sequence MTTGIRIARAVVVLEDGGQPVLEEVEVWPPQRGEVLVRIVASGVCASDAHVVNGRSPVAKAPCVLGHEGAGVVEEVGPGVRSVSPGDHVIITLVGPCGECSYCVDAKPWLCNGPDTLRAMTGVMSDGRTRVRLDGKDLFPFMGAGTMAEFSVVRAAQLVKVDPDLPLDQVCLLGCGVVTGTGAALKTARVQPGDAVVVIGCGGVGLNVIQGARLAGATSIIAADTKPDKLELARTLGATHTVDVGSVDLFQQVLSIHPEGVDFAFEVVGIPQLAADSLKLLRRGGTTVLVGSCPPGSVIPVTRENLMMERRIMTTVAGSTSPQLDIPKLIRAYRAGRLQLGELVSSRLLLTDYAQAFAALETGSAARTVLTFSE encoded by the coding sequence ATGACCACAGGTATCAGGATCGCCCGCGCCGTCGTCGTGCTCGAGGACGGCGGTCAGCCCGTCCTCGAGGAGGTCGAGGTGTGGCCGCCCCAGCGGGGCGAGGTGCTGGTGCGTATCGTCGCCTCCGGGGTGTGCGCCTCGGACGCCCACGTCGTGAATGGTCGTAGCCCGGTGGCGAAGGCCCCATGCGTGCTCGGTCACGAGGGCGCGGGAGTCGTGGAGGAGGTCGGTCCGGGCGTGCGGTCGGTGAGCCCCGGAGACCACGTGATCATCACACTCGTGGGACCGTGCGGCGAGTGCTCCTACTGTGTGGACGCCAAGCCCTGGCTGTGCAACGGGCCGGACACCCTGCGCGCCATGACCGGCGTGATGAGCGATGGTCGGACCCGCGTCCGGCTGGATGGCAAGGATCTGTTCCCGTTCATGGGCGCCGGCACGATGGCGGAGTTCTCGGTCGTGCGAGCCGCCCAGTTGGTCAAGGTGGATCCTGACCTCCCGCTGGACCAGGTCTGCCTTCTCGGCTGCGGTGTGGTCACCGGGACCGGGGCCGCTCTCAAAACCGCGCGGGTCCAGCCTGGCGATGCCGTGGTCGTGATCGGTTGCGGTGGGGTCGGACTCAACGTCATCCAGGGGGCACGGCTCGCGGGCGCGACGTCGATCATCGCGGCCGACACCAAGCCCGACAAGCTGGAGCTCGCACGAACGCTCGGCGCCACGCACACCGTCGACGTCGGCTCCGTCGATCTGTTCCAGCAGGTCCTGTCGATTCATCCCGAGGGCGTCGACTTCGCCTTCGAGGTCGTGGGGATCCCTCAGCTCGCCGCCGACTCCCTCAAGCTGCTGCGCCGGGGCGGGACCACCGTACTGGTCGGCTCCTGCCCACCGGGGTCCGTCATCCCGGTCACGCGGGAGAACCTCATGATGGAGCGGCGGATCATGACCACCGTGGCGGGCAGCACCAGTCCCCAGCTGGACATCCCCAAGTTGATCCGCGCCTACCGGGCCGGGCGGCTGCAACTCGGCGAACTGGTCAGTTCCCGGCTTCTCCTCACCGACTACGCCCAGGCCTTCGCGGCCCTTGAGACCGGCAGCGCGGCGCGGACGGTACTCACCTTCTCCGAGTGA
- a CDS encoding dihydropteroate synthase: MAAELMGVAQRRGAGFGTRTPDSFYDRGVTFAREQALRRVEEVVAEGADIVDIGGVKAAPGVEVGVAEEIDRTAAFVAEIRERYPDLIISVDTWHSLEVTRRLAELVATGWPVLVSLSNKDFVGESLGLPVDQRMFGTLAVTAICAWQGARIYRAHNVAPTRQVLDMVAVTRGVRVPSRIVRGLA, from the coding sequence ATGGCGGCCGAGTTGATGGGCGTCGCCCAGCGGCGGGGCGCCGGGTTCGGGACGCGCACGCCCGATTCGTTCTACGACAGGGGTGTCACCTTCGCCCGCGAGCAGGCGCTGCGGCGGGTAGAGGAGGTCGTAGCCGAAGGCGCGGACATCGTTGACATCGGCGGTGTCAAGGCGGCTCCGGGGGTCGAGGTCGGCGTGGCCGAGGAGATCGACCGTACGGCCGCCTTCGTGGCGGAGATCCGGGAGCGGTACCCCGATCTGATCATTAGCGTGGACACCTGGCACTCGCTGGAGGTGACCCGCCGGTTGGCGGAATTGGTCGCCACCGGATGGCCGGTGCTGGTGTCGCTGTCGAACAAGGACTTCGTCGGCGAGTCCCTGGGGCTGCCCGTCGACCAGCGGATGTTCGGCACCCTGGCGGTGACCGCGATTTGCGCGTGGCAGGGCGCGCGGATATACCGCGCGCACAACGTCGCCCCCACCCGGCAGGTGCTCGACATGGTCGCGGTGACGCGCGGTGTCCGGGTGCCGTCGCGGATCGTGCGAGGGCTTGCGTGA